Below is a genomic region from Dechloromonas denitrificans.
GACACGGATGCCGCTGCGCGACAACTCACGGGCAACCGGCAGGGTCAAGGCAACGATGCCGCCCTTTGAGGCAGCATAGGCGGCCTGCCCAAGCTGACCTTCGTAAGCAGCCACGGATGCGGTATTAACAATCACGCCACGCTCACCACCTGCATCGGGCTCGCCTTTCATCATGGCGTCGGCGGCCAGACGAATCATGTTGAAGGTACCAACCAGATTGATGTTGATCACCTTGGCGAAGCTTTCCAGCTTGTGCGGGCCTTCCTTGCCGACCACTTTTTCCGCTGGAGCAACACCCGCGCAATTGACCAGACCATGCAAACCACCAAATGTGGAAATTGCCGTCTGAATCGCGTTGACCGCAGAAGCCTCATTCGCCACATCGGTTTCAACAAATCGTGCACCAGCACCAAGCTCTGCGGCCAGTTTTTCACCAGCAACACGATTCAGGTCTGCCAGGACAACTTTTGCGCCCGCTTCGCTGAGCGTACGTGCTGTTGCAGCGCCCAGACCAGAACCAGCCCCCGTCACCAGAAATACTTTATCTTTAATTTGCATTGCCGCTCTCTCCTTTAAAAACAACGAACATCGGCACCTTCTCCAGACGGTACCGTATGGAACATACACATCATATTACAACGGCCCGAGACGAAGACAGAAGCCCCCAGCCACAGAATCAAACCAGGCCCCTCACTCAAACCACGAAGGAATGATCTATGATGATCAAAAATTGATCCATCATCTCCTTCTCTGAAAACCTGTGCAGGCAATGCTTGACCCTAACAAATCGACCGTACTCATCGTCGATCCATCCGCCAGCAACCGATCACTGATCAGCGAATGCCTGGCCCAATTACCTGACGTACAAACAGTCGTCGCGGCAAACGGGGCGCAGGCACTCAATCAGTTCTGCAAGCACCACCCCAGCCTGGTGCTGATGGATATCGCCCTGCACGATACCGACGGCCTGTCCATCGCCAAAAGCATGCGCTCCTGGGAGCGCTCGGCAGAACAACCCGGAGTCATGCCCTGGACGCCCATTGTTTTCCTGTCGACCGTCATGGACGAAGACATCCTGGCCGAGGGCATCATGGCCGGTGGTGATGATTTTTTGTACAAACCCGTTTCTGAAGTCGTTCTGCTCGCCAAAGTCCGCGCCCTGTTACGGATTGTCTGCATGCAGAAAGAAATTCACGAAGCGCATCGCCAGATTAAGGCTCTTTCCCTGCTTGATGGACTGACCAACATCCCCAACCGCCGGCATTTTGACGAAACGCTGCGCACAGAGTGGAGACGCTGCTCACGCCTGAAAGCACCTTTGAGCATCGTCATCGGCGACGTTGATTTTTTCAAACAATTCAATGACATATACGGCCACCAGGCGGGTGATGAATGCCTGAAAGCGGTTGCTGGTGCACTCAACGAATCGCTGTTTCGTGTCGAGGACATTGTGGCGCGTTACGGTGGCGAAGAATTTGCCGCCATCTTGCCTGGCACCGATGCCATCGGAGCGCAAGCCGTCGCAGAGCGCATGCGCAGCTCCGCGCGAGAGTTGTGCATTCCACACCAGGGAGGCGTAGGAGGCCTAATTTCCTGCAGCTTTGGCGTCGCCAGCATGGTTCCATCCTGCGAAACCCCAGCCCCTCTGCTGCTACAAGCCGCCGATGAGTCCCTGTACGCCGCCAAACGCAATGGCCGGAACCAGATTCGCAGCCAGGACCAAGGGGCGCAAAAAACAGGATAAAAAAAAGGGCTGCGAAAATGCAGCCCTTGGTATTTCTGGTGCCGGAGATAGGAGTCGAACCTACGACCTTCGCATTACGAATGCGCTGCTCTACCAACTGAGCTACACCGGCACACTGCTTGTCACGAAGCAGAAATCTTTGTTTTATAAAGCTTCTGAAGTTCGCGCCGAAGCACAGCGTAGAATTATAGCTTTCTATCCGCCTTTCAGGCAACGTCCCTCTCAATGAATCTGCTTCGAGCGCTGGCCACTGTCAGTGGAATGACCCTTCTTTCTCGCGTTCTCGGCTTTGTTCGCGATTTCGTAATTGCGCGTGCGTTTGGCGCCGGCCTGGCTACGGATGCGTTTTTTGTCGCATTCAAACTCCCCAATCTGCTCCGCAGAATGTTTGCCGAGGGGGCGTTCTCACAAGCATTCGTCCCTATCCTTGGCGAATATCGCAACAAACAGGGAGAAATAGAAACCAAGGCACTGGTTGACCATGTAGCTAGCCTGCTTTCCATTGCCTTGTTTGCCATCACCGCCATCGGCATCGCAACAGCACCTTTGCTGGTTTGGCTATCGGCCCCCGGATTTTCTGCCGACGCAAGCAAATTCGAACTCACCGTAACGCTCACCCGCATTACCTTCCCTTATATTTTCTTCATGTCGTTGGTGGCTCTTGCCGGAGGCATTCTGAATACATGGAGCCGCTTTGCACTTCCTGCATTCACGCCGGTACTACTCAACATTGCCTTCATCGGCATGGCCTTGTTTGCTGCCCCATATTTTGACCCACCCGTACTGGCACTGGCCTGGGCTGTATTTTTGGGCGGATTGCTGCAGCTTGCCATCCAGATTCCTGCCCTGAAAAAAATTGCCATGCTGCCTCGACCATCGCTCAACTGGCAGGCCGCCTGGAAAAACCCGGGGGTTCGGCGCGTACTCATGCTCATGGCACCAGCCCTGATCGGCGTCTCGGTGTCTCAAATCAGCCTGCTGATCAACACCATCTTTGCCTCTTTCCTGGCAACCGGCAGCGTCTCATGGTTGTATTACGCTGACAGGTTGATGGAATTCCCATCCGGGATGCTGGGCGCAGCCCTGGGCACCATCCTGCTGCCATCCTTGTCGCGCTATCACGCGAGCGCCAATCACGAAGAATACTCAAAGCTGCTTGACTGGGGGCTACGTCTGACGCTGCTCCTCGCAGCACCTGCCGCCCTGGCTCTTGCCATTCTGGCGGTACCGCTCATCAGCACACTTTTTTTCCACGGCGCATTTTCTGTAGTGGACGTCCTGCACACCCGAGAAGCACTCGTTGCCTATGCCATCGGCCTGACAGGACTGATCTTGGTCAAAGTGCTGGCCCCGGGGTTTTATGCCCGGCAAAACGTCAGAACCCCGGTTCGCATTGCACTGATCTCCTTATTCGCGACACAAGCCATGAACCTGGCATTCATCGGCTGGTTGCAACATGCCGGACTGGCACTGTCGATCGGACTGGCTGCCTGCCTGAATGCAGCAATGCTCTACCGAGGCTTGCGCAAGCAAGAAATCTTTGCGCCACAACCCGGCTGGGCAAAATTCATCACCAAACTGGTCCTGGCCATGCTCGCCATGGGTACGACACTTTGGTTTTCCATG
It encodes:
- a CDS encoding 3-hydroxyacyl-CoA dehydrogenase; translated protein: MQIKDKVFLVTGAGSGLGAATARTLSEAGAKVVLADLNRVAGEKLAAELGAGARFVETDVANEASAVNAIQTAISTFGGLHGLVNCAGVAPAEKVVGKEGPHKLESFAKVININLVGTFNMIRLAADAMMKGEPDAGGERGVIVNTASVAAYEGQLGQAAYAASKGGIVALTLPVARELSRSGIRVMTIAPGIMETPMLLGMPQEVQDSLGKMVPFPSRMGKPAEYANLVKHIAENSYLNGEVIRLDGAIRMGTK
- a CDS encoding diguanylate cyclase; amino-acid sequence: MLDPNKSTVLIVDPSASNRSLISECLAQLPDVQTVVAANGAQALNQFCKHHPSLVLMDIALHDTDGLSIAKSMRSWERSAEQPGVMPWTPIVFLSTVMDEDILAEGIMAGGDDFLYKPVSEVVLLAKVRALLRIVCMQKEIHEAHRQIKALSLLDGLTNIPNRRHFDETLRTEWRRCSRLKAPLSIVIGDVDFFKQFNDIYGHQAGDECLKAVAGALNESLFRVEDIVARYGGEEFAAILPGTDAIGAQAVAERMRSSARELCIPHQGGVGGLISCSFGVASMVPSCETPAPLLLQAADESLYAAKRNGRNQIRSQDQGAQKTG
- the murJ gene encoding murein biosynthesis integral membrane protein MurJ; its protein translation is MNLLRALATVSGMTLLSRVLGFVRDFVIARAFGAGLATDAFFVAFKLPNLLRRMFAEGAFSQAFVPILGEYRNKQGEIETKALVDHVASLLSIALFAITAIGIATAPLLVWLSAPGFSADASKFELTVTLTRITFPYIFFMSLVALAGGILNTWSRFALPAFTPVLLNIAFIGMALFAAPYFDPPVLALAWAVFLGGLLQLAIQIPALKKIAMLPRPSLNWQAAWKNPGVRRVLMLMAPALIGVSVSQISLLINTIFASFLATGSVSWLYYADRLMEFPSGMLGAALGTILLPSLSRYHASANHEEYSKLLDWGLRLTLLLAAPAALALAILAVPLISTLFFHGAFSVVDVLHTREALVAYAIGLTGLILVKVLAPGFYARQNVRTPVRIALISLFATQAMNLAFIGWLQHAGLALSIGLAACLNAAMLYRGLRKQEIFAPQPGWAKFITKLVLAMLAMGTTLWFSMGVETSWLENSMVERLARLAWIIPLGAGSYFATLWILGFRLGDFKRRAAE